From a region of the Lactuca sativa cultivar Salinas chromosome 4, Lsat_Salinas_v11, whole genome shotgun sequence genome:
- the LOC111913719 gene encoding uncharacterized protein LOC111913719 — protein MTVASTSNPPKDSPYPLQCPMLTSSNYNTWSIKMQAIIDAHGLWDAIEPPTGEVVDEKRSKQARAFIFRSIPEEMLAQAAKKKTAKEVWNSLKSRFMGAERVQKARLRVLKIEFEALQMKETETIDEYAGKLSVMISKFGSAGAILEDEELVRKLFDTVPEKFINLVASIKQSSDLESMPFEEAIGHLKAYEDRLRLRKANSGCDNAPLLAKSEGSTSHRSPSKTRGRGRGTCSDRGGRGGSRGRGSTRGRGGRSGGSSRQEANNSNRKPRDKIHIRCFECQELGHYASECKAKKQQDQEVNLAANEDRPALLLTVHGEEEASMVLLNEEKVYPNQLKEREHNNMWYLDNGASNT, from the coding sequence ATGACAGTAGCTTCAACATCTAATCCACCCAAAGACAGCCCATACCCCCTTCAATGCCCGATGCTAACCTCATCAAATTACAATACATGGTCGATAAAGATGCAAGCTATTATAGATGCCCATGGTTTGTGGGATGCCATTGAGCCACCAACCGGTGAGGTTGTGGATGAGAAAAGGAGTAAGCAGGCTCGAGCTTTCATCTTCCGGTCGATCCCAGAAGAGATGCTTGCACAGGCAGCGAAGAAGAAGACAGCCAAGGAGGTTTGGAACTCTCTAAAGTCACGATTTATGGGTGCAGAGAGGGTCCAAAAGGCAAGGTTACGGGTACTGAAAATCGAATTTGAGGCACTCCAGATGAAGGAAACGGAGACCATAGATGAATATGCAGGGaagttatctgttatgatttcaAAGTTTGGAAGTGCAGGGGCAATTCTGGAAGATGAAGAATTGGTAAGGAAGCTATTTGATACTGTCCCGGAAAAGTTTATAAATCTTGTGGCATCAATTAAGCAAAGCTCCGATCTGGAGTCTATGCCATTTGAGGAGGCAATTGGGCACTTAAAGGCTTATGAAGACCGACTCCGGCTCCGGAAGGCAAACTCAGGTTGTGATAATGCCCCGTTACTTGCAAAATCTGAGGGCTCCACAAGTCATCGAAGTCCAAGCAAGACCAGGGGTCGGGGCAGAGGTACATGTAGTGACAGAGGTGGAAGAGGTGGTTCACGGGGTCGGGGGTCAACTCGTGGAAGAGGCGGACGTTCTGGTGGTAGTTCACGACAGGAAGCAAATAACTCCAACCGGAAGCCACGAGACAAAATCCATATAAGGTGTTTCGAGTGCCAAGAACTTGGCCATTATGCTTCTGAATGTAAAGCCAAGAAGCAGCAAGATCAGGAGGTGAACTTAGCTGCAAATGAAGATAGACCTGCCCTGCTGTTAACTGTACATGGAGAAGAAGAAGCAAGTATGGTTCTTCTGAATGAGGAGAAGGTGTATCCAAACCAGTTAAAGGAAAGAGAACATAACAACATGTGGTACCTAGACAATGGGGCTAGTAACACATGA